From the genome of uncultured Methanobacterium sp.:
TATTCCTGCTTACAACGAAGAAAACACCATAGTCCAGGTGGTCAATGGTGTTAAAAAATATTCGGATGTTCTGGTTGTAGATGATGGATCCACTGATGAAACATCCGCACTTGCAATAAATGCAGAATCAAATGTTTTAAAACATGACAAAAACATTGGTAAAGGTGCAGCCATTAAAACTGGACTTAAAAGCGCAATTGCCGATGATTACGATCTAATGGTTCTTCTGGACGGAGATTGTCAGCATGACCCACGGTGCATACCCCTCCTTTTGGATGGAATGGATGGTGTTGACCTGTTAATTGGTTCAAGGTTCCTGAATATGGCCCCACAAAACATGCCCCTGCAGCGCCGTCTTTCCAATGGAATAACCACCCGTTTAATAAGATTTGTGACTGGCTACCACATCACCGATAGTCAGTGCGGTTTCAGAGTAATATCCAAAAGGGCCGCACCATTTTTCGTGGATATAACCTACAATGATTATGTTTATGAATCAGAAGTCCTGTGCCGGGCTTCAGAAAATAACTTGGTAGTGTCTGAAAGACCCATACAGTGCATTTATGGTAATGAAAAGTCTTATGTGCGCACAAGACACGTAGTACACTATGTGATGTTCACCCTACGCCTTTTAGTGC
Proteins encoded in this window:
- a CDS encoding glycosyltransferase family 2 protein yields the protein MRIITIIPAYNEENTIVQVVNGVKKYSDVLVVDDGSTDETSALAINAESNVLKHDKNIGKGAAIKTGLKSAIADDYDLMVLLDGDCQHDPRCIPLLLDGMDGVDLLIGSRFLNMAPQNMPLQRRLSNGITTRLIRFVTGYHITDSQCGFRVISKRAAPFFVDITYNDYVYESEVLCRASENNLVVSERPIQCIYGNEKSYVRTRHVVHYVMFTLRLLVRKLLRRI